The Arctopsyche grandis isolate Sample6627 chromosome 5, ASM5162203v2, whole genome shotgun sequence genome includes a window with the following:
- the Ctl2 gene encoding choline transporter-like 2 isoform X3 codes for MCCDGDKPPVRRKGEPLKFDPDFKGPLHRRSCTDLLCLLIFVVFLACWGATSAYAIMHGDVRRLLVPTDSDGLKCGLDSSVIDKPYLVFFDMTKCISPTVPINGCPTKQVCVKECPNTMILRIIIDTWTDSKIKEMRDKFVCKYHVDKTAIDSKTKILKLMDEEECAENIFESKSTSKRCLPVQFTDFTQLTAFTEEQIARLEENMNILARINEMGTMIVEDLVNARWWIVFSLFVVMIICLIYIALMRWIAAPIVWFSIFGVVAILSYSIYLAYNRYAYLKANPVVLDVPITNLKAGAKSVLMLQETWLVILIAACVILVIILLAIVFLRKRIVIAIALIKEGSKAVSSVMSTLIFPIFPWIMQCLVLCLTVVVGVYLSSIGETNYKVVGMNETRCGEYKDGDACIPERFEEECGSSQNAFCHFFSVTSPMYIKALLAVDVVGFFWSIFFLEGLGEMILASTFATWYWTFNKSNVPFFTLTNGIARTFRYHLGTIAFGSLIITICRLIRLALEYVDYKIKKYDNFLTRAILCCCRCFFACLESFLKFISKNAYIMCAIHGKPFCTSARDAFSLLMRNILRVFVLDRVTDFLFFLSKVIISVGCGIAAYFAFTSPELYKIAGENLQLHYDLIPPLIVGIAAYIIASVFFSVYSMAVDTLFLCFLEDCERNDGTREKPYFMSKELMKILNKKNKIK; via the exons CAATTATGCATGGAGATGTTCGCCGGCTATTGGTGCCGACCGACTCTGACGGTTTGAAGTGTGGATTAGATTCGTCAGTCATCGATAAACCTTATTTGGTGTTTTTCGACATGACTAAATGTATCTCTCCTACGGTGCCCATCAACGGCTGTCCAACGAAAcaa GTATGCGTAAAGGAATGTCCTAATACAATGATTTTGAGAATCATAATTGACACTTGGACTGATagtaaaatcaaagaaatgagGGATAAATTCGTTTGCAAATATCATGTAGATAAAACTGCAATTGATTCCAAAACAAAGATTTTAAAACTGATGGACGAGGAAGAGTGTGCTGAAAACATATTCGAGAGCAAATCAA CTTCCAAACGTTGTTTACCGGTTCAATTCACGGATTTCACACAATTAACTGCATTTACTGAGGAGCAAATTGCAAGATTGGAGGAAAACATGAATATACTTGCACGAATCAACGAG ATGGGAACGATGATTGTCGAAGACTTGGTAAACGCCAGATGGTGGATAGTGTTCTCTTTATTTGTTGTGATGATTATATGTCTCATATACATAGCGCTGATGAGATGGATTGCAGCTCCAATCGTTTGGTTTTCGATATTCGGTGTAGTGGCCATTCTTTCATACT CTATATACTTGGCGTACAATAGATATGCGTACTTGAAAGCAAACCCAGTCGTGTTGGACGTACCTATAACTAATCTCAAAGCTGGAGCAAAATCGGTATTAATGCTTCAGGAGACTTGGCTTGTGATACTTATAGCCGCTTGCGTCATCCTCGTCATAATACTACTTGCAATTGTGTTTTTGCGAAAGAGAATCGTCATTGCGATCGCTCTCATCAAAGAAGGCAGCAA GGCTGTGAGCTCCGTGATGTCCACGTTAATATTCCCAATATTCCCTTGGATCATGCAGTGTTTGGTTTTGTGTTTGACTGTCGTTGTGGGAGTTTATCTGAGTTCCATCGGTGAAACGAATTATAAAGTTGTTGGAATGAATGAGACGCGTTGCGGCGAATACAAG GATGGAGACGCATGCATACCTGAAAGATTTGAAGAGGAGTGCGGGAGCTCCCAAAACGCATTTTGTCATTTCTTTAGCGTTACCAGTCCCATGTATATAAAAGCATTGCTCG ccGTAGACGTTGTTGGATTCTTTTGGAGTATATTTTTCCTCGAAGGATTGGGTGAAATGATCTTGGCGTCAACCTTCGCGACCTGGTATTGGACATTCAATAAGTCCAACGTGCcattcttcactttgactaacGGCATAGCTCGAACGTtccg GTACCATCTGGGAACGATCGCATTTGGTTCGCTCATCATAACAATATGTCGCCTGATCCGATTGGCTTTGGAATACGTCGactataaaataaagaaatacgaCAACTTCCTCACGCGTGCCATATTGTGCTGCTGCAGGTGTTTCTTCGCGTGCTTGGAATCGTTCCTCAAGTTCATAAGTAAGAACGCTTATATCATGTGCGCCATTCACGGAAAGCCATTCTGCACGAGCGCTCGAGACGCCTTTTCGCTGCTCATGAGGAATATACTGAGAGTGTTCGTATTGGACAGG GTGACCGATTTCTTGTTCTTCCTATCCAAAGTCATCATATCAGTCGGGTGCGGCATCGCTGCTTACTTTGCGTTTACTTCTcccgaattgtataaaatcgCTGGAGAGAATTTGCAATTGCATTATGATTTGATCCCTCCTCTTATCGTCGGAATCGCCGCGTATATTATCGCCAGCGTTTTCTTCAGCGTGTATTCGATGGCCGTCGATACCCTCTTTTTGTGCTTTT TGGAAGACTGTGAAAGGAATGACGGCACGCGTGAAAAGCCATATTTCATGTCAAAGGAGTTGATGAAAATACtgaataaaaagaataaaatcaaatga
- the Ctl2 gene encoding choline transporter-like 2 isoform X1: MCCDGDKPPVRRKGEPLKFDPDFKGPLHRRSCTDLLCLLIFVVFLACWGATSAYAIMHGDVRRLLVPTDSDGLKCGLDSSVIDKPYLVFFDMTKCISPTVPINGCPTKQVCVKECPNTMILRIIIDTWTDSKIKEMRDKFVCKYHVDKTAIDSKTKILKLMDEEECAENIFESKSILGRCFGDLTPMLCGPGSSVAKSQQQAPESFVNKLKSGIAKAFSPNADRPENAGYSCNRDAMKTVKSVKKLESRITVLDTYIGLIIAASLSYFTDSKSTQEMGTMIVEDLVNARWWIVFSLFVVMIICLIYIALMRWIAAPIVWFSIFGVVAILSYSIYLAYNRYAYLKANPVVLDVPITNLKAGAKSVLMLQETWLVILIAACVILVIILLAIVFLRKRIVIAIALIKEGSKAVSSVMSTLIFPIFPWIMQCLVLCLTVVVGVYLSSIGETNYKVVGMNETRCGEYKDGDACIPERFEEECGSSQNAFCHFFSVTSPMYIKALLAVDVVGFFWSIFFLEGLGEMILASTFATWYWTFNKSNVPFFTLTNGIARTFRYHLGTIAFGSLIITICRLIRLALEYVDYKIKKYDNFLTRAILCCCRCFFACLESFLKFISKNAYIMCAIHGKPFCTSARDAFSLLMRNILRVFVLDRVTDFLFFLSKVIISVGCGIAAYFAFTSPELYKIAGENLQLHYDLIPPLIVGIAAYIIASVFFSVYSMAVDTLFLCFLEDCERNDGTREKPYFMSKELMKILNKKNKIK, encoded by the exons CAATTATGCATGGAGATGTTCGCCGGCTATTGGTGCCGACCGACTCTGACGGTTTGAAGTGTGGATTAGATTCGTCAGTCATCGATAAACCTTATTTGGTGTTTTTCGACATGACTAAATGTATCTCTCCTACGGTGCCCATCAACGGCTGTCCAACGAAAcaa GTATGCGTAAAGGAATGTCCTAATACAATGATTTTGAGAATCATAATTGACACTTGGACTGATagtaaaatcaaagaaatgagGGATAAATTCGTTTGCAAATATCATGTAGATAAAACTGCAATTGATTCCAAAACAAAGATTTTAAAACTGATGGACGAGGAAGAGTGTGCTGAAAACATATTCGAGAGCAAATCAA TCCTTGGTCGGTGCTTTGGCGATTTAACTCCAATGTTGTGCGGTCCTGGAAGTTCCGTTGCCAAGAGCCAGCAACAAGCGCCTGAATCCTTTGTGAATAAACTAAAGTCTGGAATTGCTAAAGCATTTTCGCCGAACGCCGATCGCCCAGAAAACGCCGGCTATTCTTGCAATAGAGATGCGATGAAAACGGTCAAAAGTGTGAAGAAACTCGAATCGAGAATCACAGTTCTAGACACGTATATCGGACTAATCATAGCGGCTTCACTGTCGTACTTTACTGACTCTAAGTCCACCCAAGAA ATGGGAACGATGATTGTCGAAGACTTGGTAAACGCCAGATGGTGGATAGTGTTCTCTTTATTTGTTGTGATGATTATATGTCTCATATACATAGCGCTGATGAGATGGATTGCAGCTCCAATCGTTTGGTTTTCGATATTCGGTGTAGTGGCCATTCTTTCATACT CTATATACTTGGCGTACAATAGATATGCGTACTTGAAAGCAAACCCAGTCGTGTTGGACGTACCTATAACTAATCTCAAAGCTGGAGCAAAATCGGTATTAATGCTTCAGGAGACTTGGCTTGTGATACTTATAGCCGCTTGCGTCATCCTCGTCATAATACTACTTGCAATTGTGTTTTTGCGAAAGAGAATCGTCATTGCGATCGCTCTCATCAAAGAAGGCAGCAA GGCTGTGAGCTCCGTGATGTCCACGTTAATATTCCCAATATTCCCTTGGATCATGCAGTGTTTGGTTTTGTGTTTGACTGTCGTTGTGGGAGTTTATCTGAGTTCCATCGGTGAAACGAATTATAAAGTTGTTGGAATGAATGAGACGCGTTGCGGCGAATACAAG GATGGAGACGCATGCATACCTGAAAGATTTGAAGAGGAGTGCGGGAGCTCCCAAAACGCATTTTGTCATTTCTTTAGCGTTACCAGTCCCATGTATATAAAAGCATTGCTCG ccGTAGACGTTGTTGGATTCTTTTGGAGTATATTTTTCCTCGAAGGATTGGGTGAAATGATCTTGGCGTCAACCTTCGCGACCTGGTATTGGACATTCAATAAGTCCAACGTGCcattcttcactttgactaacGGCATAGCTCGAACGTtccg GTACCATCTGGGAACGATCGCATTTGGTTCGCTCATCATAACAATATGTCGCCTGATCCGATTGGCTTTGGAATACGTCGactataaaataaagaaatacgaCAACTTCCTCACGCGTGCCATATTGTGCTGCTGCAGGTGTTTCTTCGCGTGCTTGGAATCGTTCCTCAAGTTCATAAGTAAGAACGCTTATATCATGTGCGCCATTCACGGAAAGCCATTCTGCACGAGCGCTCGAGACGCCTTTTCGCTGCTCATGAGGAATATACTGAGAGTGTTCGTATTGGACAGG GTGACCGATTTCTTGTTCTTCCTATCCAAAGTCATCATATCAGTCGGGTGCGGCATCGCTGCTTACTTTGCGTTTACTTCTcccgaattgtataaaatcgCTGGAGAGAATTTGCAATTGCATTATGATTTGATCCCTCCTCTTATCGTCGGAATCGCCGCGTATATTATCGCCAGCGTTTTCTTCAGCGTGTATTCGATGGCCGTCGATACCCTCTTTTTGTGCTTTT TGGAAGACTGTGAAAGGAATGACGGCACGCGTGAAAAGCCATATTTCATGTCAAAGGAGTTGATGAAAATACtgaataaaaagaataaaatcaaatga
- the Ipk2 gene encoding inositol phosphate kinase 2 — MTLNSYVLQTYVVIYVHSAFSYWDRRNITITDLLMKTNQHFQPAYFGLIFFSSYCTDCELKPIHFERRKCGAEKADGETSLSWEHARRDSKHRRQRTCPAEEETGIGNRRVGGAKPSRGAQHPIEMAANTSRGNRYRKQRSISHMTYSNYGQPLNELAEHLPPVFASSNGIESDEFQLLSTQVAGHKFVEGKDSIGMLKSKDGSILKPINKPESGVREIFFYQKLQTTADPILIELRDYCAKYYGTRKLDINGRSTEFMILEDVTEGMLEPCIIDIKIGRITSDPLALPGKIKKEQEKYKTSKDDVGFCIPGFQVYKTSTGRLHNYNKEYGKKLNGETIKDALRIYLNADNNHILCRELIVKLLSCLWKIQKWAKKQTCVRFFSTSLLIAYDCKKLKNIIKETSGEPSQSNIKTQRTRKVSFNSPETYSKDSTGHFSGQIAETGPILRLGSTTQPNVAFQASHSVGEGVSNWHRAFHKIHRSHSFHHNYSDFISKVKADYATTLKELIIDDKDQNKPWISVKIIDFAHTFPAEEPTVDKNYLEGLDSLIRIFESFLETAE; from the exons ATGACTTTGAATTCATACgttttacaaacatatgtagttatatatgtacactccGCTTTCTCATATTGGGATAGAAGAAATATTACAATAACCGACCTG CTCATGAAAACGAATCAGCATTTTCAACCGGCGTATTTCGGACTAATATTTTTCAGCTCTTATTGCACCGACTGCGAGCTGAAACCGATCCATTTCGAGCGAAGAAAATGTGGTGCAGAAAAAGCAGACGGCGAGACTTCCTTATCTTGGGAGCACGCTCGACGAGACTCCAAACATCGGAGGCAGCGAACATGCCCAGCGGAAGAAGAAACCGGAATCGGAAATAGAAGAGTAGGGGGGGCCAAGCCGAGCCGGGGGGCGCAGCACCCGATCG AAATGGCGGCTAACACAAGTAGAGGAAATCGATATAGAAAACAGAGGTCTATCTCCCACATGACATATAGTAATTACGGACAGCCGTTAAATGAACTGGCCGAACATTTGCCTCCTGTTTTTGCAAGTTCCAATGGTATCGAAAGTGATGAGTTTCAATTGCTCAGTACCCAAGTGGCTGGCCACAAATTCGTTGAAGGAAAGGATTCTATCG gtATGCTAAAAAGCAAAGATGGAAGTATTCTTAAGCCGATCAACAAACCCGAATCCGGCGTACGGGAgatatttttttaccaaaaatTGCAAACCACAGCTGATCCAATACTCATCGAACTAAGAGACTACTGTGCAAAATATTACGGTACGAGAAAATTGGATATTAACGGACGGAGTACCGAGTTTATGATATTAGAAGACGTGACAGAAGGTATGTTGGAGCCATGTATCATCGATATCAAAATCGGAAGAATCACGTCCGATCCACTAGCTTTGCCAGGTAAAATAAAGAAAGAGcaagaaaaatacaaaactaGCAAAGACGATGTGGGTTTTTGCATTCCTGGATTTCAAGTATACAAAACATCAACAGGAAGATTACACAATTACAACAaagaatatggaaaaaaattaaacggaGAGACAATAAAAGATG CCTTGCGGATTTATCTTAATGCTGATAACAATCACATATTATGCAGAGAGCTAATTGTAAAGCTATTGTCATGTCTGTGGAAAATACAAAAATGGGCTAAAAAGCAAACATGTGTTCGTTTCTTTTCAACGTCGTTGCTCATTGCTTACgactgtaaaaaattaaaaaacatcatCAAAGAAACTTCtgg TGAGCCATCGCAGAGCAACATAAAAACGCAAAGAACTCGAAAGGTCTCGTTCAATTCACCGGAGACATATTCGAAAGATTCCACGGGACATTTCAGCGGTCAAATTGCAGAAACAGGCCCAATTTTAAGGTTGGGTTCTACAACTCAACCTAACGTCGCATTCCAGGCTTCCCATTCCGTGGGAGAAGGTGTGTCGAACTGGCACAGAGCATTCCATAAGATCCACAGGAGTCATTCGTTTCATCACAACTACAGTGATTTCATATCGAAAGTAAAAGCAGACTATGCAACAACTTTAAAAGAGTTGATCATTGACGACAAAGACCAGAACAAGCCGTGGATTAGTGTTAAAATCATCGACTTTGCTCACACGTTCCCCGCCGAAGAACCAACAGTAGATAAAAACTATTTAGAGGGATTAGACAGTTTAATACGAATATTCGAATCATTTTTAGAGACTGCTGAATGA
- the Ctl2 gene encoding choline transporter-like 2 isoform X2, producing MARNTEVPEKDYGEPLKFDPDFKGPLHRRSCTDLLCLLIFVVFLACWGATSAYAIMHGDVRRLLVPTDSDGLKCGLDSSVIDKPYLVFFDMTKCISPTVPINGCPTKQVCVKECPNTMILRIIIDTWTDSKIKEMRDKFVCKYHVDKTAIDSKTKILKLMDEEECAENIFESKSILGRCFGDLTPMLCGPGSSVAKSQQQAPESFVNKLKSGIAKAFSPNADRPENAGYSCNRDAMKTVKSVKKLESRITVLDTYIGLIIAASLSYFTDSKSTQEMGTMIVEDLVNARWWIVFSLFVVMIICLIYIALMRWIAAPIVWFSIFGVVAILSYSIYLAYNRYAYLKANPVVLDVPITNLKAGAKSVLMLQETWLVILIAACVILVIILLAIVFLRKRIVIAIALIKEGSKAVSSVMSTLIFPIFPWIMQCLVLCLTVVVGVYLSSIGETNYKVVGMNETRCGEYKDGDACIPERFEEECGSSQNAFCHFFSVTSPMYIKALLAVDVVGFFWSIFFLEGLGEMILASTFATWYWTFNKSNVPFFTLTNGIARTFRYHLGTIAFGSLIITICRLIRLALEYVDYKIKKYDNFLTRAILCCCRCFFACLESFLKFISKNAYIMCAIHGKPFCTSARDAFSLLMRNILRVFVLDRVTDFLFFLSKVIISVGCGIAAYFAFTSPELYKIAGENLQLHYDLIPPLIVGIAAYIIASVFFSVYSMAVDTLFLCFLEDCERNDGTREKPYFMSKELMKILNKKNKIK from the exons CAATTATGCATGGAGATGTTCGCCGGCTATTGGTGCCGACCGACTCTGACGGTTTGAAGTGTGGATTAGATTCGTCAGTCATCGATAAACCTTATTTGGTGTTTTTCGACATGACTAAATGTATCTCTCCTACGGTGCCCATCAACGGCTGTCCAACGAAAcaa GTATGCGTAAAGGAATGTCCTAATACAATGATTTTGAGAATCATAATTGACACTTGGACTGATagtaaaatcaaagaaatgagGGATAAATTCGTTTGCAAATATCATGTAGATAAAACTGCAATTGATTCCAAAACAAAGATTTTAAAACTGATGGACGAGGAAGAGTGTGCTGAAAACATATTCGAGAGCAAATCAA TCCTTGGTCGGTGCTTTGGCGATTTAACTCCAATGTTGTGCGGTCCTGGAAGTTCCGTTGCCAAGAGCCAGCAACAAGCGCCTGAATCCTTTGTGAATAAACTAAAGTCTGGAATTGCTAAAGCATTTTCGCCGAACGCCGATCGCCCAGAAAACGCCGGCTATTCTTGCAATAGAGATGCGATGAAAACGGTCAAAAGTGTGAAGAAACTCGAATCGAGAATCACAGTTCTAGACACGTATATCGGACTAATCATAGCGGCTTCACTGTCGTACTTTACTGACTCTAAGTCCACCCAAGAA ATGGGAACGATGATTGTCGAAGACTTGGTAAACGCCAGATGGTGGATAGTGTTCTCTTTATTTGTTGTGATGATTATATGTCTCATATACATAGCGCTGATGAGATGGATTGCAGCTCCAATCGTTTGGTTTTCGATATTCGGTGTAGTGGCCATTCTTTCATACT CTATATACTTGGCGTACAATAGATATGCGTACTTGAAAGCAAACCCAGTCGTGTTGGACGTACCTATAACTAATCTCAAAGCTGGAGCAAAATCGGTATTAATGCTTCAGGAGACTTGGCTTGTGATACTTATAGCCGCTTGCGTCATCCTCGTCATAATACTACTTGCAATTGTGTTTTTGCGAAAGAGAATCGTCATTGCGATCGCTCTCATCAAAGAAGGCAGCAA GGCTGTGAGCTCCGTGATGTCCACGTTAATATTCCCAATATTCCCTTGGATCATGCAGTGTTTGGTTTTGTGTTTGACTGTCGTTGTGGGAGTTTATCTGAGTTCCATCGGTGAAACGAATTATAAAGTTGTTGGAATGAATGAGACGCGTTGCGGCGAATACAAG GATGGAGACGCATGCATACCTGAAAGATTTGAAGAGGAGTGCGGGAGCTCCCAAAACGCATTTTGTCATTTCTTTAGCGTTACCAGTCCCATGTATATAAAAGCATTGCTCG ccGTAGACGTTGTTGGATTCTTTTGGAGTATATTTTTCCTCGAAGGATTGGGTGAAATGATCTTGGCGTCAACCTTCGCGACCTGGTATTGGACATTCAATAAGTCCAACGTGCcattcttcactttgactaacGGCATAGCTCGAACGTtccg GTACCATCTGGGAACGATCGCATTTGGTTCGCTCATCATAACAATATGTCGCCTGATCCGATTGGCTTTGGAATACGTCGactataaaataaagaaatacgaCAACTTCCTCACGCGTGCCATATTGTGCTGCTGCAGGTGTTTCTTCGCGTGCTTGGAATCGTTCCTCAAGTTCATAAGTAAGAACGCTTATATCATGTGCGCCATTCACGGAAAGCCATTCTGCACGAGCGCTCGAGACGCCTTTTCGCTGCTCATGAGGAATATACTGAGAGTGTTCGTATTGGACAGG GTGACCGATTTCTTGTTCTTCCTATCCAAAGTCATCATATCAGTCGGGTGCGGCATCGCTGCTTACTTTGCGTTTACTTCTcccgaattgtataaaatcgCTGGAGAGAATTTGCAATTGCATTATGATTTGATCCCTCCTCTTATCGTCGGAATCGCCGCGTATATTATCGCCAGCGTTTTCTTCAGCGTGTATTCGATGGCCGTCGATACCCTCTTTTTGTGCTTTT TGGAAGACTGTGAAAGGAATGACGGCACGCGTGAAAAGCCATATTTCATGTCAAAGGAGTTGATGAAAATACtgaataaaaagaataaaatcaaatga
- the Ctl2 gene encoding choline transporter-like 2 isoform X4, translating to MARNTEVPEKDYGEPLKFDPDFKGPLHRRSCTDLLCLLIFVVFLACWGATSAYAIMHGDVRRLLVPTDSDGLKCGLDSSVIDKPYLVFFDMTKCISPTVPINGCPTKQVCVKECPNTMILRIIIDTWTDSKIKEMRDKFVCKYHVDKTAIDSKTKILKLMDEEECAENIFESKSTSKRCLPVQFTDFTQLTAFTEEQIARLEENMNILARINEMGTMIVEDLVNARWWIVFSLFVVMIICLIYIALMRWIAAPIVWFSIFGVVAILSYSIYLAYNRYAYLKANPVVLDVPITNLKAGAKSVLMLQETWLVILIAACVILVIILLAIVFLRKRIVIAIALIKEGSKAVSSVMSTLIFPIFPWIMQCLVLCLTVVVGVYLSSIGETNYKVVGMNETRCGEYKDGDACIPERFEEECGSSQNAFCHFFSVTSPMYIKALLAVDVVGFFWSIFFLEGLGEMILASTFATWYWTFNKSNVPFFTLTNGIARTFRYHLGTIAFGSLIITICRLIRLALEYVDYKIKKYDNFLTRAILCCCRCFFACLESFLKFISKNAYIMCAIHGKPFCTSARDAFSLLMRNILRVFVLDRVTDFLFFLSKVIISVGCGIAAYFAFTSPELYKIAGENLQLHYDLIPPLIVGIAAYIIASVFFSVYSMAVDTLFLCFLEDCERNDGTREKPYFMSKELMKILNKKNKIK from the exons CAATTATGCATGGAGATGTTCGCCGGCTATTGGTGCCGACCGACTCTGACGGTTTGAAGTGTGGATTAGATTCGTCAGTCATCGATAAACCTTATTTGGTGTTTTTCGACATGACTAAATGTATCTCTCCTACGGTGCCCATCAACGGCTGTCCAACGAAAcaa GTATGCGTAAAGGAATGTCCTAATACAATGATTTTGAGAATCATAATTGACACTTGGACTGATagtaaaatcaaagaaatgagGGATAAATTCGTTTGCAAATATCATGTAGATAAAACTGCAATTGATTCCAAAACAAAGATTTTAAAACTGATGGACGAGGAAGAGTGTGCTGAAAACATATTCGAGAGCAAATCAA CTTCCAAACGTTGTTTACCGGTTCAATTCACGGATTTCACACAATTAACTGCATTTACTGAGGAGCAAATTGCAAGATTGGAGGAAAACATGAATATACTTGCACGAATCAACGAG ATGGGAACGATGATTGTCGAAGACTTGGTAAACGCCAGATGGTGGATAGTGTTCTCTTTATTTGTTGTGATGATTATATGTCTCATATACATAGCGCTGATGAGATGGATTGCAGCTCCAATCGTTTGGTTTTCGATATTCGGTGTAGTGGCCATTCTTTCATACT CTATATACTTGGCGTACAATAGATATGCGTACTTGAAAGCAAACCCAGTCGTGTTGGACGTACCTATAACTAATCTCAAAGCTGGAGCAAAATCGGTATTAATGCTTCAGGAGACTTGGCTTGTGATACTTATAGCCGCTTGCGTCATCCTCGTCATAATACTACTTGCAATTGTGTTTTTGCGAAAGAGAATCGTCATTGCGATCGCTCTCATCAAAGAAGGCAGCAA GGCTGTGAGCTCCGTGATGTCCACGTTAATATTCCCAATATTCCCTTGGATCATGCAGTGTTTGGTTTTGTGTTTGACTGTCGTTGTGGGAGTTTATCTGAGTTCCATCGGTGAAACGAATTATAAAGTTGTTGGAATGAATGAGACGCGTTGCGGCGAATACAAG GATGGAGACGCATGCATACCTGAAAGATTTGAAGAGGAGTGCGGGAGCTCCCAAAACGCATTTTGTCATTTCTTTAGCGTTACCAGTCCCATGTATATAAAAGCATTGCTCG ccGTAGACGTTGTTGGATTCTTTTGGAGTATATTTTTCCTCGAAGGATTGGGTGAAATGATCTTGGCGTCAACCTTCGCGACCTGGTATTGGACATTCAATAAGTCCAACGTGCcattcttcactttgactaacGGCATAGCTCGAACGTtccg GTACCATCTGGGAACGATCGCATTTGGTTCGCTCATCATAACAATATGTCGCCTGATCCGATTGGCTTTGGAATACGTCGactataaaataaagaaatacgaCAACTTCCTCACGCGTGCCATATTGTGCTGCTGCAGGTGTTTCTTCGCGTGCTTGGAATCGTTCCTCAAGTTCATAAGTAAGAACGCTTATATCATGTGCGCCATTCACGGAAAGCCATTCTGCACGAGCGCTCGAGACGCCTTTTCGCTGCTCATGAGGAATATACTGAGAGTGTTCGTATTGGACAGG GTGACCGATTTCTTGTTCTTCCTATCCAAAGTCATCATATCAGTCGGGTGCGGCATCGCTGCTTACTTTGCGTTTACTTCTcccgaattgtataaaatcgCTGGAGAGAATTTGCAATTGCATTATGATTTGATCCCTCCTCTTATCGTCGGAATCGCCGCGTATATTATCGCCAGCGTTTTCTTCAGCGTGTATTCGATGGCCGTCGATACCCTCTTTTTGTGCTTTT TGGAAGACTGTGAAAGGAATGACGGCACGCGTGAAAAGCCATATTTCATGTCAAAGGAGTTGATGAAAATACtgaataaaaagaataaaatcaaatga
- the KFase gene encoding kynurenine formamidase codes for MSGDSRGLSEHLNREFSPSVWSKRFSQGDLVINHHINHVEAESSKAIQDVKCELDLQYGLEDREKFDIFGIDLPDDSPIVIFTHGGFWHELSRQQSRYFVKPLHDKGIKTIVLGYDLCPGVTLKQIVEQIKNAILKVFKYASEKNSRAIYIIGHSAGGHLVAKFLADKMVLESIPNLNVLQGVFLVSGVYDLTELIKTHENHYLNLSMEDAKSLSPQMDNYYHMRSLSLRLYILVAEHDSYTFKKQSRNFYDMLMESCQVQNIHFEIKDKYDHFDIMEVLSEPDNYLNALLLEDLDKIRTQ; via the exons ATGTCGGGCGATAGTCGAGGACTTTCAGAACATCTAAACCGCGAGTTCTCACCAAGTGTCTGGTCTAAAAGATTCTCTCAGGGAGATTTGGTCATTAATCACCATATAAACCACGTTGAGGCTG AAAGCAGTAAAGCCATTCAAGATGTGAAATGTGAGCTTGATTTACAATATGGATTGGAAGACCGTGAAAAGTTTGACATATTCGGTATCGATTTACCTGAtg ATTCGCCGATTGTTATATTTACCCACGGAGGATTTTGGCACGAGCTGTCGAGGCAGCAATCCCGCTATTTCGTAAAGCCATTACATGATAAAGGGATCAAAACGATTGTTCTCGGTTACGATTTGTGTCCTGGCGTTACTTTAAAGCAAATTGTGGAACAAATAAAGAATGCAATTCTTAAAGTTTTCAAATATGCAAGCGAAAAGAACTCTAG agCTATATATATTATTGGTCATTCGGCAGGTGGTCATTTAGTTGCAAAATTTTTGGCCGATAAAATGGTTTTGGAATCCATTCCGAATTTGAACGTATTGCAAGGAGTGTTTTTAGTTTCCGGAGTATACGATCTGACCGAGTTGATCAAAACGCATGAGAATCATTACCTCAATCTGTCTATGGAAGATGCTAAATCATTATCGCCCCAAATGGATAACTATTATCACATGCGTAGTTTGAGTTTGAGATTGTACATCTTGGTTGCAGAACATGACAGCTATACGTTTAAAAAGCAATCGAGGAACTTCTATGACATGTTGATGGAGTCTTGTCAAGTACAAAacatacattttgaaataaaagaCAAGTACGATCATTTCGATATAATGGAAGTGCTTTCCGAGCCTGATAATTACTTGAACGCTCTTCTTCTCGAAGATCTGGACAAAATACGCACGcaataa